A genomic stretch from Dissulfurispira thermophila includes:
- the qmoC gene encoding quinone-interacting membrane-bound oxidoreductase complex subunit QmoC has product MAEQVISPDLKFVKDILSSGGEDLKKCYQCSTCTVVCNVTPDNKPFPRKEMMYAQWGVRDKLISNPDIWLCHQCSDCTANCPRGAKPGEVLGAVRKLAIEHYSPTPLSSMVGNPKYLLILFAIPVLLFLSYIVPKGYLDFSAIPRGEDGGIVYSKFMPVFPQIDVTFGAAAFFALICFVVGIKKYWSDMSAGVNVQGNITDSIKETITEILAHKRFEKCNVTKDRKTAHLLVFYAFVGLAITTTWAIVYLYGFHYDSPYPLYDPLKLLGNASALALLYGITLVTGNRLKNADKAGKGSYFDWLFITVVYAIVVTGILSELFRLANIAILAYPTYFTHLVFVFFLFAYAPFSKMAHMVYRATAMVFAKYSKRD; this is encoded by the coding sequence ATGGCGGAACAGGTAATAAGTCCAGATTTGAAATTTGTTAAAGATATTCTATCCTCTGGAGGTGAGGATTTAAAAAAGTGTTATCAGTGCTCAACATGCACTGTTGTGTGCAATGTAACACCTGACAATAAACCATTTCCAAGAAAAGAAATGATGTATGCTCAATGGGGCGTGAGGGATAAGCTCATAAGCAATCCTGATATCTGGCTATGTCATCAGTGCAGCGACTGTACAGCCAATTGTCCAAGGGGTGCAAAGCCTGGAGAGGTGCTCGGTGCAGTGAGAAAATTGGCAATTGAGCACTACTCGCCAACCCCTTTGTCCAGTATGGTTGGCAATCCTAAATATCTCCTGATACTCTTTGCCATACCTGTCTTACTGTTTCTCTCCTATATAGTGCCAAAAGGCTATCTTGATTTTTCTGCTATTCCGAGGGGTGAAGACGGAGGCATTGTCTATTCCAAATTTATGCCTGTATTTCCTCAGATAGATGTCACATTTGGTGCGGCTGCATTTTTCGCCCTGATATGTTTTGTTGTTGGCATAAAGAAATATTGGTCGGATATGAGTGCTGGTGTGAATGTTCAAGGAAATATAACAGACAGCATAAAGGAGACGATTACAGAGATACTTGCCCACAAGAGATTCGAAAAATGTAATGTAACAAAGGACAGAAAAACAGCGCATCTTCTGGTGTTTTATGCATTTGTTGGACTTGCTATAACAACAACATGGGCGATTGTATATTTATATGGGTTTCATTATGATTCGCCATATCCGCTGTATGACCCGCTGAAATTGTTGGGCAATGCGAGTGCACTTGCATTACTTTATGGGATAACCCTTGTTACAGGGAATCGTTTAAAAAATGCTGATAAGGCTGGGAAAGGCAGCTACTTTGACTGGCTTTTCATAACAGTGGTATATGCAATTGTTGTAACAGGTATCCTTTCTGAACTATTCAGGCTCGCAAATATTGCAATACTTGCATATCCAACATATTTTACGCATCTGGTATTTGTCTTTTTCCTTTTTGCATATGCACCATTCTCGAAAATGGCACATATGGTTTATAGGGCTACTGCAATGGTATTTGCAAAATACTCAAAGAGAGATTAA
- a CDS encoding FAD-dependent oxidoreductase — protein MDKNIGLYICTGCSIGESIDVEKLSNIAKNALRVPVVKSHFALCGKEGVELINNDIKNEGVNTVVIAACSPRIKYEEFDFPGCIVERAPLRELAVWMQDNKENAQLAAEDYVKMHVIKAQKGDLPEPYMMETVKTILVIGGGIAGMTAALQAADAGYQVFLVEKEPQLGGFANKLYKVVPTATGEYSEPLIVDSDISNTIKAVEGHPNIKVYKSAKVEKTDGQPGAYDVTISANGAEEVVKIGTIVLAAGWRPYDATKLEHLGYGVSKDVVTNIELEEIAKNNSGKIIRPSDGKEAKKVAFIQCAGQRDPNHLPYCSAMCCVTSLKQAKYVTQNKDATAMILYKDIRTPGRLEYYYKAAQNDPGVMMTKGEVTGVTKAENGNLYVEMENSLLGEKIKIEADLVVLATGIVPATVDDPILNLQYRQGPGLPDLELFDGFADSNFICFQYETRRTGVYAAGCVRQPMNMSEAQEDATGAALKAIQAAEHVAKGIAVHPRAWDMTYPDPFMQRCTACKRCTEECPFGAIDEDEKGTPFYKPGRCRRCATCMGACPERIVSFKDYHVDMIGSMMKNVSVPADDDKPRIIVLACENDAYPAIDTAALKQTKLDPSVRFIQLRCLGSTNLVWIADALSRGVDGMLLLGCKFGENYQCHFAKGSELANYRLGKVQETLGRLQLEAERVQMVQLAIDEYDNIPKIIGDFVERVKEIGPNPFKGF, from the coding sequence ATGGACAAAAATATAGGACTTTATATATGCACAGGATGCTCAATCGGAGAATCTATTGATGTAGAGAAGCTCAGTAATATAGCAAAAAATGCCTTGAGGGTTCCTGTGGTCAAATCCCATTTTGCCCTCTGCGGTAAAGAAGGCGTAGAACTTATAAACAATGACATTAAAAATGAAGGTGTTAACACTGTAGTTATTGCTGCATGCTCTCCAAGGATCAAATATGAAGAATTCGATTTTCCCGGATGCATTGTTGAAAGAGCGCCTTTAAGAGAACTTGCAGTCTGGATGCAAGACAACAAAGAGAATGCACAGCTTGCAGCAGAAGACTATGTGAAGATGCATGTTATTAAAGCACAGAAAGGGGACTTGCCCGAGCCGTATATGATGGAGACAGTAAAGACCATTCTTGTTATTGGTGGCGGTATTGCAGGAATGACAGCAGCACTTCAGGCAGCAGATGCTGGGTATCAGGTATTTCTCGTTGAAAAAGAACCTCAGTTAGGTGGGTTTGCTAATAAATTATATAAGGTTGTTCCAACCGCAACTGGAGAATATTCAGAGCCGCTTATTGTTGATTCTGATATATCAAATACAATAAAGGCTGTGGAGGGCCACCCAAATATAAAGGTTTATAAGTCCGCAAAAGTTGAAAAGACAGATGGTCAGCCAGGGGCATATGATGTTACCATATCTGCAAATGGTGCTGAAGAGGTTGTGAAAATAGGCACTATAGTTCTTGCAGCCGGTTGGAGACCATATGATGCTACAAAGCTTGAACATTTAGGCTATGGTGTTTCAAAAGATGTCGTTACTAATATAGAACTTGAAGAGATTGCAAAGAATAACAGTGGCAAGATAATAAGGCCGTCAGACGGCAAAGAGGCTAAAAAGGTTGCATTTATTCAATGTGCTGGGCAGAGGGACCCGAATCACCTTCCTTATTGTTCAGCTATGTGTTGTGTTACATCTCTAAAACAGGCAAAATATGTTACTCAAAATAAAGATGCAACAGCAATGATACTTTATAAAGACATAAGAACACCTGGAAGGCTTGAATATTACTATAAGGCAGCACAAAATGACCCCGGTGTGATGATGACAAAAGGAGAGGTAACAGGTGTAACTAAAGCTGAAAATGGAAATCTCTATGTTGAAATGGAAAATAGCCTGCTTGGTGAAAAAATAAAGATAGAGGCTGACCTTGTTGTTCTTGCAACTGGTATTGTGCCTGCAACAGTTGATGACCCGATACTTAATCTGCAGTACAGACAAGGACCTGGTCTTCCTGATTTAGAACTATTTGACGGTTTTGCAGATTCTAATTTCATCTGTTTCCAATATGAGACGAGGAGGACAGGTGTTTATGCAGCTGGTTGTGTGAGACAACCTATGAATATGTCAGAGGCTCAGGAGGATGCAACAGGAGCAGCACTCAAGGCAATACAGGCTGCAGAGCATGTTGCTAAAGGCATAGCAGTTCATCCGAGGGCGTGGGATATGACATATCCTGACCCGTTCATGCAGAGGTGTACAGCGTGTAAGAGATGTACAGAGGAGTGTCCATTTGGCGCTATAGACGAAGATGAAAAAGGCACTCCATTCTATAAACCCGGCAGATGCAGAAGATGTGCAACATGTATGGGTGCATGCCCTGAAAGAATAGTTTCTTTCAAAGACTATCATGTTGACATGATAGGTTCGATGATGAAAAATGTCTCTGTCCCGGCGGATGATGATAAACCGAGGATAATTGTCCTTGCTTGCGAAAATGATGCATATCCTGCAATTGATACAGCAGCATTGAAACAGACGAAACTTGACCCATCAGTAAGGTTTATACAACTCAGGTGCCTTGGCTCCACAAACCTTGTATGGATTGCAGATGCACTTTCAAGAGGAGTTGATGGAATGCTTCTTCTGGGCTGTAAATTCGGAGAGAACTATCAGTGTCATTTTGCAAAGGGAAGTGAGCTTGCAAATTACAGGCTTGGAAAAGTTCAGGAAACACTTGGCAGACTGCAGCTTGAGGCAGAAAGGGTTCAGATGGTTCAGCTTGCAATAGATGAATATGATAATATTCCTAAGATTATTGGCGACTTTGTTGAGAGAGTCAAAGAAATAGGACCTAATCCATTCAAAGGATTCTAA
- a CDS encoding CoB--CoM heterodisulfide reductase iron-sulfur subunit A family protein: MPDINRVLVIGGGFSGLTTAVDAAETGAEVVVIEKNPYLGGRVAQLNKYFPKLCPPICGLEINFRRIKTNANISFYTMAEVDSISGGPGNYNVTVKVNPRYVNDNCVACDACAQACPAERPNEYNFGMDKTRAAYLPFNQAFPQKYVIDSNYCKADCGKACKEACKYNAIDLDMKPETMSFTVGSIVVATGWNPYDANKLSLLGFGKVKNVITNMMMERLASPTGPTSGKILRPSDGKPVQNIAFVQCAGSRDENHLPFCSYICCLASLKQTTYIREQNPESKATIFYIDIRTPGKYEKFYWKVKEDANVTFIKGKVADIIQDEGSDDVVVTAEDMLTGNKVKMKFDMVVLATGMEPSGASKKIAGVKYNENGFALPVTGIYSAGCTKNPMDVARSAQDSTSAALKAISAGKGR; the protein is encoded by the coding sequence ATGCCAGATATTAATCGGGTACTGGTTATAGGCGGCGGCTTTAGCGGGCTAACAACTGCTGTTGATGCAGCAGAGACAGGCGCTGAAGTTGTGGTGATAGAAAAAAATCCATATTTGGGTGGTAGAGTTGCTCAGCTTAACAAATATTTTCCCAAACTCTGTCCGCCAATCTGCGGCCTTGAGATTAATTTCAGGAGGATCAAGACCAATGCAAATATTTCTTTTTACACAATGGCAGAGGTTGACAGTATAAGTGGTGGTCCTGGAAATTATAATGTAACAGTAAAAGTTAATCCAAGATATGTAAATGACAATTGTGTTGCCTGTGATGCATGTGCTCAGGCTTGTCCAGCGGAAAGGCCTAATGAATACAACTTTGGCATGGATAAGACAAGGGCAGCATACCTTCCCTTTAATCAGGCATTTCCTCAGAAGTATGTTATTGATTCTAATTATTGTAAGGCTGACTGCGGGAAGGCTTGCAAGGAGGCATGTAAGTATAATGCAATAGACTTAGATATGAAGCCTGAGACAATGTCCTTTACTGTAGGCTCTATAGTTGTAGCTACAGGATGGAATCCTTATGATGCAAATAAACTAAGTTTGCTTGGTTTTGGCAAGGTAAAGAATGTCATCACCAATATGATGATGGAAAGGCTTGCCTCGCCTACAGGTCCAACATCAGGAAAGATATTAAGACCTTCTGATGGAAAGCCTGTACAAAATATTGCATTTGTACAATGTGCTGGAAGCAGAGACGAAAATCATCTTCCATTCTGTTCATATATATGTTGTCTTGCTTCGCTGAAACAAACAACATATATCAGAGAGCAAAATCCTGAATCAAAGGCAACGATCTTTTACATAGACATTAGAACACCCGGCAAGTATGAGAAGTTTTACTGGAAGGTCAAAGAAGATGCGAATGTAACATTTATAAAAGGTAAGGTTGCAGATATTATACAGGATGAAGGGTCTGATGATGTTGTTGTTACAGCAGAAGACATGCTTACAGGGAATAAGGTGAAGATGAAGTTTGATATGGTTGTTTTAGCAACAGGAATGGAGCCATCAGGTGCATCCAAAAAGATTGCTGGTGTCAAATATAATGAAAATGGTTTTGCATTGCCTGTTACAGGGATTTACTCTGCTGGCTGCACAAAAAACCCTATGGATGTTGCCAGATCAGCTCAGGATTCTACAAGTGCGGCATTGAAGGCAATTTCAGCAGGAAAGGGGAGGTAA
- the aprA gene encoding adenylyl-sulfate reductase subunit alpha: MEKETCTFSYCEKPPVVEIETDLLIIGGGMSACGAAFEAVRWANPKGLKVTMVDKAATDRSGAVAMGLSAINTYIGENKVEDYVRYVRGDLMGIIREDLVYDLGRHVDNSVHLFEEWGLPIWKKGDDGFSLDGFQARDAGKAMLKDGGVPVRSGKWQIMINGESYKVIVAEAAKKALEINRQATGVAQNHFERVFIVKLYHDANDPKRVAAAAGFSVRENKIYIFKAKAILLGAGGAVNVFRPRSTREGQGRAWYPVWNAGSGYALGMQAGAELTMMENRFVPARFKDGYGPVGAWFLFFKAKATNALGEDYCATRLEETKKLYSPYAEKLGTAIRNHMMMLDMKEGKGPILMNTHTAMQELAKTMDAKRIKHLEAEAWEDFLDMCIGQAGLWACKNVEPDKEPSEIMPTEPYLLGSHAGCAGFWCSGPGDIPGTPEHYSWGYNRMSTVPGLFMMGDIVGASGHKFSSGSHAEGRIAAKAAIAFILDHADYKPTIKETPEAIAAELYAPYEIYEKYKTFSTDPYTNPHYIRPHMLQARLQKIADEYFGGISTWYMTSKTMLEEGLKQLELLKEDAARSAAANLHELMRAWENFHRILSVEAHARHILFREESRYPGYYYRGDFLAIDDKNWKCFVNSRYDAEKNTWELKKVPYVQIIPD; this comes from the coding sequence ATGGAAAAAGAAACCTGTACATTTTCGTACTGCGAAAAGCCCCCTGTGGTGGAGATTGAGACAGACCTTCTCATTATCGGTGGAGGCATGTCAGCATGTGGCGCAGCCTTTGAAGCAGTTCGCTGGGCAAATCCAAAAGGACTTAAGGTTACGATGGTTGATAAGGCAGCAACAGACAGAAGTGGTGCTGTTGCAATGGGGCTTTCAGCAATCAATACTTATATTGGCGAAAATAAAGTTGAAGACTATGTGAGATATGTCAGAGGCGACCTTATGGGCATAATCAGGGAAGACCTTGTTTATGACCTTGGTAGGCATGTTGACAATTCTGTTCATCTCTTTGAGGAGTGGGGACTTCCGATATGGAAGAAGGGTGATGATGGATTCTCACTCGATGGATTTCAGGCAAGGGATGCAGGGAAGGCAATGCTTAAAGATGGTGGCGTCCCTGTAAGGTCAGGTAAATGGCAGATAATGATTAATGGTGAGTCTTACAAGGTCATAGTTGCAGAGGCTGCAAAGAAGGCGCTGGAAATTAATAGACAGGCAACAGGCGTTGCACAAAATCACTTTGAAAGGGTCTTTATAGTAAAACTCTATCATGACGCAAATGACCCTAAGAGGGTTGCAGCAGCAGCAGGATTTAGCGTCAGAGAAAACAAGATATATATATTTAAGGCAAAGGCAATACTGCTTGGTGCTGGTGGTGCAGTTAATGTATTCAGGCCAAGGTCAACAAGAGAAGGACAGGGAAGGGCATGGTATCCTGTATGGAATGCAGGGTCAGGGTATGCCCTTGGCATGCAGGCAGGCGCAGAGTTGACAATGATGGAAAACAGGTTTGTCCCTGCAAGATTCAAGGATGGATATGGACCTGTTGGTGCATGGTTCCTCTTTTTCAAAGCAAAGGCAACAAATGCACTTGGCGAGGACTATTGTGCTACAAGGCTTGAGGAGACAAAGAAGCTTTATAGCCCATATGCAGAAAAACTTGGCACAGCTATCAGGAACCATATGATGATGTTGGACATGAAAGAAGGAAAAGGTCCAATCCTGATGAATACACATACAGCAATGCAGGAACTTGCAAAGACAATGGATGCCAAGAGGATTAAACATCTCGAAGCAGAGGCATGGGAAGACTTCCTTGACATGTGTATTGGTCAAGCAGGTCTATGGGCATGCAAAAATGTCGAGCCTGATAAGGAGCCTTCAGAAATCATGCCAACAGAGCCTTATCTGCTTGGTTCACACGCAGGTTGTGCAGGATTCTGGTGCAGCGGACCTGGCGACATACCAGGAACCCCGGAACACTATTCATGGGGATACAATAGGATGTCAACAGTTCCCGGTCTCTTTATGATGGGTGATATTGTTGGTGCATCAGGACATAAATTCTCCTCTGGCTCTCATGCAGAAGGTAGAATAGCAGCAAAGGCAGCAATCGCCTTTATACTTGATCATGCTGATTATAAGCCAACTATCAAAGAAACCCCAGAGGCTATAGCAGCAGAGCTTTATGCTCCGTACGAGATCTATGAGAAGTATAAGACATTCTCTACAGATCCTTATACAAATCCACATTACATCAGACCCCATATGCTTCAGGCAAGACTGCAGAAGATTGCTGATGAGTACTTTGGCGGCATCTCCACATGGTACATGACCTCAAAGACAATGCTCGAAGAAGGCTTAAAACAGCTCGAATTACTCAAAGAGGATGCAGCAAGGAGTGCAGCAGCTAATCTCCATGAGCTTATGAGGGCATGGGAGAACTTCCACAGGATCCTTTCTGTTGAGGCACATGCAAGACATATCCTCTTCAGGGAAGAATCAAGGTATCCTGGTTACTACTATAGGGGAGATTTCCTTGCAATTGATGATAAAAACTGGAAGTGCTTTGTCAACTCAAGATACGATGCAGAAAAGAACACTTGGGAGCTAAAAAAGGTTCCATATGTTCAGATTATTCCAGACTAA
- the aprB gene encoding adenylyl-sulfate reductase subunit beta → MPSYVITEKCDGCKAQDKTACQYICPNDLMTLNRDIMKAYNQEPDQCWECYNCVKICPQQAIEVRGYQDFNPLGGNVIPMRGTDSIMWTIKFRNGSLKRFKFPIRTTPEGSIDPYKGLPEPDYSKIKQPGYFNYEARKQ, encoded by the coding sequence ATGCCAAGCTATGTAATTACTGAGAAGTGTGACGGATGCAAGGCTCAGGACAAGACTGCATGTCAGTATATCTGTCCGAATGACCTCATGACCCTTAACAGGGACATCATGAAGGCATATAATCAGGAGCCAGATCAGTGCTGGGAGTGCTACAACTGTGTGAAGATATGCCCTCAGCAGGCAATCGAAGTCAGGGGTTATCAGGACTTCAATCCTCTGGGAGGTAATGTTATCCCAATGAGAGGAACAGATTCTATTATGTGGACAATTAAGTTTAGGAATGGATCCCTCAAGAGATTCAAATTTCCTATTAGGACAACCCCAGAGGGCTCTATCGATCCATACAAGGGATTGCCTGAGCCAGATTATTCAAAAATTAAACAGCCTGGCTACTTCAACTATGAAGCCAGAAAACAATAA
- the sat gene encoding sulfate adenylyltransferase, producing the protein MALVNPHGKQKKLIPLLLTGTELEEERKKAKTLTQVRITSREAGDLIMMGIGGFSPLTGFMGHDDWKGVCAEYKMADGTFWPIPITVSTTEGQADSIKKNEEIALVSEETGEIMATMKVTEKYKIDKEYECKQVFRTTDMEHPGVVMVMKQADVNLAGPVKVLSEGAFPKEYPGIYLRPAETRKIFEEKGWSTVAAFQTRNPMHRSHEYLTKIAIETCDGVFIHMLLGKLKPGDIPADVRQKAIDVLIEHYYVKDTITVGGYPLDMRYAGPREALLHALFRQNYGCSHLIVGRDHAGVGEYYGPFDAQKIFDEIPAGALETKPLKIDWTFYCHKCDGMASMRTCPHGKEDRLILSGTKLRKMLSEGEDVPDHFSRPEVLKILREYYEGLTEKVEVKLHKFAEGA; encoded by the coding sequence ATGGCTTTAGTAAATCCGCATGGAAAACAGAAAAAATTAATTCCTCTCTTATTGACAGGCACTGAGCTTGAAGAAGAGAGAAAAAAAGCGAAGACCCTCACACAGGTGAGAATTACATCCCGTGAGGCAGGAGACCTTATAATGATGGGCATAGGAGGGTTTTCTCCTCTTACAGGATTCATGGGACATGATGACTGGAAAGGTGTATGTGCTGAGTACAAAATGGCAGACGGTACTTTCTGGCCAATTCCTATAACAGTGTCTACAACAGAAGGACAGGCAGATAGTATAAAAAAGAACGAAGAGATTGCCCTTGTCTCAGAAGAAACAGGCGAGATAATGGCAACAATGAAGGTTACGGAAAAATACAAGATAGATAAAGAATATGAATGCAAACAGGTATTCAGGACCACTGATATGGAGCATCCGGGTGTTGTAATGGTAATGAAACAGGCAGATGTAAATCTTGCCGGTCCTGTAAAGGTCCTCAGCGAGGGAGCATTTCCAAAGGAATATCCTGGAATCTATCTTAGGCCTGCAGAAACAAGAAAGATTTTTGAAGAAAAAGGTTGGAGCACAGTTGCAGCATTCCAGACAAGAAACCCTATGCACCGTTCCCACGAATATCTCACAAAAATTGCCATCGAGACATGTGATGGAGTATTTATCCACATGCTTTTAGGAAAGTTAAAACCCGGCGACATTCCTGCTGATGTAAGACAGAAGGCAATAGATGTTCTTATTGAGCATTATTATGTTAAAGATACTATAACAGTTGGTGGCTATCCTCTTGATATGAGATATGCAGGACCAAGAGAGGCGCTTTTACACGCACTCTTCAGGCAGAACTATGGCTGTAGCCATCTTATTGTAGGAAGAGATCATGCAGGTGTTGGTGAATATTACGGTCCATTTGATGCTCAGAAGATATTTGATGAAATACCTGCTGGTGCACTTGAGACAAAGCCTCTTAAGATTGACTGGACTTTCTATTGCCATAAGTGTGATGGCATGGCTTCAATGAGAACATGTCCACACGGAAAAGAAGACAGGTTAATCCTCAGTGGAACAAAATTAAGAAAGATGCTTTCAGAAGGAGAAGATGTTCCAGACCACTTCAGCAGGCCAGAGGTTCTTAAGATATTAAGAGAGTATTACGAAGGATTGACAGAAAAGGTGGAGGTCAAACTCCATAAGTTTGCAGAGGGCGCATAA
- a CDS encoding adenylate kinase has translation MRLVLLGAPGAGKGTQAKILVEKYGIPQISTGDLLRAAVAAGTSLGKEAKSYMDKGELVPDSVVLGMVEERLKQDDCKKGFILDGFPRNTKQAEALDNMLNSLGMPLTAALSVDVPFDDLMKRLTGRRTCKACGQMYNIYFNPPKKEGVCDKCGGELFQRDDDKEETIKKRLEVYNAQTAPLIDYYKGKGILKSVAGTGSIEDIFKKVCDVLGLK, from the coding sequence ATGAGATTGGTTCTTCTTGGTGCCCCTGGTGCCGGAAAAGGTACACAGGCAAAAATACTTGTTGAAAAATATGGTATCCCACAAATTTCCACTGGTGATCTTTTAAGGGCAGCAGTAGCTGCTGGAACATCGCTTGGGAAAGAGGCAAAGTCCTATATGGACAAAGGCGAACTTGTCCCTGATAGTGTTGTTTTAGGGATGGTTGAGGAAAGGCTTAAACAGGACGACTGCAAAAAGGGATTTATCCTTGATGGTTTTCCAAGGAATACAAAACAAGCAGAGGCGTTGGATAATATGCTTAACTCCCTCGGTATGCCATTGACTGCAGCACTTAGTGTTGATGTTCCATTTGATGACCTTATGAAAAGGCTCACAGGCAGAAGGACATGTAAGGCATGTGGTCAGATGTATAATATTTATTTCAATCCACCTAAAAAAGAGGGTGTATGTGACAAATGTGGAGGCGAGCTTTTTCAGAGGGATGATGATAAAGAAGAGACAATAAAAAAGAGGCTTGAGGTTTACAATGCACAGACAGCGCCCCTTATTGATTATTATAAGGGCAAGGGTATTTTGAAGTCAGTGGCAGGCACAGGCAGTATAGAAGATATATTTAAAAAGGTTTGTGATGTGCTCGGACTTAAATAG
- a CDS encoding XTP/dITP diphosphatase — protein sequence MDIVLATRNKKKVEEIRRILEGMNINILTMDDFPTCPEVEEDADTFEGNAVKKALLVAMCTNKIAVADDSGLEVYALNGDPGVRSARYAGEGADDIANIRKLLEEMKDVPDENRGARFVCCIAVAYPDGRTETFFGFAEGRISREPKGRIGFGYDPVFYPVGYNETFAEMPPEEKDALSHRGKAISMLKEYIMKIHYSEYKEI from the coding sequence ATAAAAAAAAGGTCGAGGAAATAAGAAGGATACTCGAGGGGATGAATATAAACATATTAACCATGGATGATTTCCCAACCTGTCCTGAAGTGGAAGAAGATGCAGATACCTTTGAAGGCAATGCTGTTAAGAAGGCACTATTAGTAGCAATGTGTACGAATAAGATTGCCGTTGCTGATGATTCGGGTCTTGAGGTATATGCACTGAATGGGGACCCTGGGGTCAGGTCTGCAAGGTATGCAGGTGAGGGTGCTGATGACATTGCTAATATCAGAAAGCTTCTTGAAGAGATGAAGGATGTTCCTGATGAGAATAGGGGTGCCAGGTTTGTGTGCTGTATTGCTGTTGCTTATCCTGATGGTAGGACAGAGACATTTTTCGGCTTTGCAGAGGGGAGAATTAGCAGAGAACCAAAGGGAAGGATAGGTTTTGGATATGACCCAGTATTCTATCCTGTAGGTTATAATGAGACCTTTGCTGAGATGCCTCCTGAAGAAAAAGATGCTTTGAGCCACAGAGGAAAAGCGATCTCGATGCTTAAGGAATATATTATGAAGATTCATTATTCTGAATATAAGGAAATTTAA